A region of Staphylococcus sp. IVB6181 DNA encodes the following proteins:
- the trmB gene encoding tRNA (guanosine(46)-N7)-methyltransferase TrmB: MRLRNKPWAEDYLRKHDNVVDIDGTHAGEMSAWFDKEQPIYIEVGSGMGQFITELAALHPNINFVSLERDKNVMIRVLDKVLEKGLTNIKLICNDAMELTDYFKESEIDRIYLNFSDPWPKKRHAKRRLTYHTFLALYKAILKAEGEIHFKTDNRGLFAYSLESMSQFGMYFTKINLNLHDEDDEDNIETEYERKFADKGSRIYRMEAKFHQ; this comes from the coding sequence ATGAGATTAAGAAATAAACCTTGGGCAGAGGATTATTTGCGCAAACATGATAATGTGGTAGATATAGACGGCACACATGCTGGCGAGATGTCTGCTTGGTTCGATAAAGAACAGCCGATTTATATCGAAGTCGGTTCTGGAATGGGGCAGTTCATTACTGAACTTGCTGCCTTGCATCCGAATATCAATTTTGTTTCTTTAGAAAGAGACAAGAACGTCATGATTCGTGTTTTAGATAAAGTACTGGAAAAAGGCTTAACTAATATTAAATTGATCTGCAATGATGCAATGGAACTGACAGATTACTTTAAAGAAAGCGAAATTGATCGCATTTATTTAAATTTCTCAGACCCATGGCCTAAGAAACGTCATGCAAAGCGCAGATTGACGTATCACACATTTCTAGCGTTGTATAAAGCAATATTGAAAGCAGAAGGCGAAATTCACTTTAAGACAGATAACAGAGGGTTATTTGCTTATAGTTTAGAAAGCATGTCCCAATTCGGCATGTATTTTACAAAAATCAACTTGAATCTTCATGATGAAGACGATGAAGATAATATTGAAACTGAATATGAAAGAAAATTTGCGGACAAAGGTTCTCGTATTTACCGAATGGAAGCAAAATTTCATCAATAA
- a CDS encoding MBL fold metallo-hydrolase, whose protein sequence is MKFGKYELHYLNGGMTNMDGGTMFGPVPKPLWERKIPVNDKNQVPMTTHPILIRTGEQNILIDTGLGEGKLTDKQKRNFGVENESLVAQDLNKLGLKPEDIDIVLMTHLHYDHASGLADLDGNAIFKNAVHYIQQDEWHEFLAPNLRSKATYWPMNRGDYQKRMILFEDDIEVVTGIHMYHTGGHSFGHSIITIETEGEKAVHMADIFPSHAHLNPLWVTSYDDYPMQSIREKERWLPWLIMQDYWFLYYHDAAYFAVKFDKGDHSIKAAVERK, encoded by the coding sequence GTGAAATTTGGTAAATACGAATTGCATTATTTAAATGGCGGAATGACAAATATGGATGGCGGTACGATGTTCGGACCTGTACCAAAACCATTATGGGAAAGAAAAATACCGGTTAATGACAAAAACCAAGTTCCGATGACAACACATCCTATTTTAATTCGTACCGGCGAACAGAATATCCTTATTGATACAGGGCTTGGAGAAGGAAAACTTACAGACAAACAAAAACGCAATTTCGGGGTTGAGAATGAAAGCCTTGTTGCTCAAGATTTGAATAAGCTGGGTCTTAAGCCGGAAGATATTGATATTGTATTAATGACGCATTTGCACTATGATCACGCTTCAGGATTAGCAGATTTAGACGGCAATGCAATATTTAAAAATGCAGTACATTATATTCAACAAGATGAATGGCATGAATTTTTAGCACCAAATCTTAGAAGTAAAGCTACATACTGGCCGATGAATCGAGGCGATTACCAAAAGCGCATGATTTTATTCGAAGACGATATTGAAGTCGTGACTGGTATTCATATGTATCATACAGGCGGGCACAGTTTCGGTCATAGTATTATCACGATTGAGACTGAGGGAGAAAAGGCAGTACACATGGCTGATATTTTCCCATCTCATGCGCATTTAAATCCGTTATGGGTAACTTCTTACGATGATTATCCGATGCAGTCTATAAGAGAGAAAGAAAGATGGCTGCCTTGGCTGATAATGCAGGATTATTGGTTCTTATATTATCATGATGCTGCGTATTTTGCGGTAAAATTTGATAAAGGCGACCATTCCATCAAAGCAGCGGTTGAGCGAAAATAG
- a CDS encoding M42 family metallopeptidase, with the protein MEIARQDTLKHIKTLTEFHGAPGFEQDLKAYIKQQMAPYADTFIYNHMGGFYAVKKSKKENAKKVMVAAHMDEVGFMITDITKNGMLHFTNIGGVAADIWQGQRLKVKSRKNEIITGVVASIPKHFRTGNEGQPQIKDLMLDIGSDSADEVRARGIEIGDSIVPDTEFIQLSEHRFAGKAWDNRYGCLLAIEILKLFKDQELDVDLYVGANVQEEVGLRGARAAAEQINPDIAFVVDCSPANDMKGVQQLSGQLGGGTLIRIKDGTMILKPAFRDYLLEQAQQHDIKTQYYISPGGTDGGEIHKANIGIPTAVIGVCARYIHSSDSVFDIRDYYSARTLLKASISALDDETIEHLQHS; encoded by the coding sequence ATGGAAATTGCAAGACAAGATACTTTAAAACATATTAAAACTTTAACAGAATTTCATGGTGCCCCAGGTTTTGAACAAGATCTTAAAGCGTACATAAAACAACAAATGGCGCCCTATGCGGATACATTTATTTATAATCATATGGGCGGATTTTATGCAGTTAAAAAATCAAAAAAAGAAAATGCGAAAAAGGTTATGGTCGCAGCACATATGGATGAAGTAGGTTTCATGATTACAGATATTACAAAAAACGGTATGCTGCATTTTACAAACATAGGAGGCGTTGCTGCTGATATTTGGCAAGGACAACGTTTAAAAGTCAAATCACGCAAGAATGAAATCATTACTGGTGTAGTTGCGAGTATTCCAAAACATTTCAGAACAGGAAATGAAGGACAGCCGCAGATTAAAGATTTGATGTTAGATATCGGCAGTGATTCAGCTGATGAAGTCAGAGCGAGAGGTATTGAAATCGGAGATTCAATCGTACCTGATACTGAATTTATTCAATTATCCGAGCATCGCTTTGCTGGTAAAGCATGGGACAATCGTTATGGTTGTTTATTGGCTATTGAAATTTTAAAATTATTTAAAGACCAAGAACTTGATGTAGATTTATATGTCGGAGCAAATGTTCAAGAAGAAGTTGGTTTAAGAGGTGCCCGCGCAGCAGCTGAACAAATCAATCCAGATATCGCATTTGTGGTAGATTGTTCGCCAGCGAATGATATGAAAGGTGTACAACAACTGTCAGGCCAATTAGGCGGCGGTACTCTAATTCGTATCAAAGACGGTACAATGATTCTGAAACCGGCATTTAGAGACTACTTATTAGAACAAGCTCAGCAACATGATATTAAAACACAATATTACATTTCTCCTGGCGGTACTGACGGCGGTGAAATTCACAAAGCCAACATTGGTATTCCAACTGCGGTTATAGGTGTGTGTGCAAGATATATTCACAGTTCTGACTCTGTATTTGATATCAGAGATTATTATTCTGCCAGAACACTGCTCAAAGCATCTATTTCTGCATTAGATGATGAAACAATCGAACATTTACAACATTCATAA
- a CDS encoding thioredoxin family protein, whose translation MKQLESVEAFNELKEGKTIFMFTADWCGDCRFIAPRLPELEEKHPEYTFVSVDRDQFIDLAAELGIMGIPSFLVYENGEQVGSYVSKDRKTIEQIDEFIANI comes from the coding sequence ATGAAACAATTAGAATCAGTAGAAGCATTTAATGAATTGAAAGAGGGTAAAACCATCTTTATGTTTACAGCAGATTGGTGCGGCGACTGTCGTTTTATCGCACCTAGACTTCCAGAATTAGAAGAAAAACATCCTGAGTATACATTTGTTTCTGTAGACCGTGATCAATTTATTGATTTAGCTGCAGAACTCGGTATTATGGGTATCCCAAGCTTTTTAGTTTATGAAAATGGCGAACAAGTGGGAAGCTATGTAAGTAAAGACAGAAAAACAATTGAACAAATAGATGAATTTATCGCGAATATTTAA
- a CDS encoding DUF1444 domain-containing protein, producing the protein MNVFQMRDKLKERLNHLDVNFTFNREEDTLRIARKDNGKGVTIRLTPIVAKYNDHKEKIVDEIVYYVNETIHQMSDQAHQDMKDLKIMPVIRAASFEKETKEGHPFVIDKHTAETNVYYALDLGKSYRLIDESMLKQLNVTAQQIKEMALFNIRKLDTPYKTDEVKGNIFYFINTNDGYDASRILNTPLLNQFEEKCEGEMLVAVPHQDVLIIADIRNKTGYDVMAHLTMEFFTNGLVPITSLSLAYEKGHFEPIFILAKNNKDKKGKSPNVVQELSAVKDNKKNDKK; encoded by the coding sequence ATGAATGTCTTTCAAATGAGAGATAAATTAAAAGAACGTTTAAACCATTTAGACGTAAACTTTACATTTAATAGAGAAGAAGATACCTTGCGCATTGCACGTAAAGATAATGGGAAAGGTGTAACGATTAGATTAACACCCATCGTTGCAAAATATAACGATCACAAAGAGAAGATTGTAGATGAAATTGTTTATTATGTTAACGAGACAATTCATCAAATGAGCGATCAAGCACATCAAGATATGAAAGATTTAAAAATTATGCCTGTCATACGTGCAGCAAGCTTTGAAAAAGAAACAAAAGAGGGCCATCCGTTTGTAATCGATAAACATACAGCAGAAACTAATGTTTATTACGCATTAGATTTAGGAAAGTCCTATCGATTAATCGATGAATCAATGTTAAAACAATTAAATGTCACGGCTCAGCAAATTAAAGAGATGGCATTATTCAATATCAGAAAATTAGATACGCCTTATAAAACTGATGAAGTTAAAGGCAATATCTTCTATTTCATTAATACCAATGATGGATATGATGCAAGCCGCATTCTCAACACACCATTATTGAATCAATTTGAAGAAAAGTGCGAAGGCGAAATGTTAGTAGCCGTTCCCCATCAAGATGTTTTGATTATTGCTGATATCAGAAACAAAACAGGCTATGATGTTATGGCACATTTAACTATGGAATTCTTCACAAACGGTCTTGTACCGATTACTTCATTGTCCTTAGCTTATGAAAAAGGACACTTTGAACCTATCTTTATTCTTGCGAAAAATAATAAAGATAAAAAAGGAAAAAGTCCTAATGTGGTTCAAGAATTAAGCGCAGTTAAAGATAATAAGAAAAATGACAAGAAATAA
- the ytpR gene encoding YtpR family tRNA-binding protein, which yields MNLFYNLNGVGDVAFLQVEPAEGDFEYTTHGDVVRITLDNKAVGYNIFNASKHLSIEGNGFIKLTLELLESLQKVLADAGVEDQLDSDLSPKFVVGYVKTKEKHPNADKLSILKVDVGDETLQIVCGAPNVEADQKVVVAKVGAVMPSGMVIKDAELRGVPSSGMVCSMKELNLPNAPQEKGIMVLSDDYQVGQPFFEE from the coding sequence ATGAATTTATTTTATAACTTAAACGGTGTTGGAGATGTAGCATTTTTACAAGTTGAACCTGCAGAAGGCGACTTTGAATATACGACACATGGCGATGTTGTCAGAATTACTTTAGACAATAAAGCAGTCGGTTATAATATCTTTAATGCTTCTAAGCATTTATCAATTGAAGGCAACGGCTTTATTAAATTAACACTTGAATTATTAGAAAGTCTACAAAAAGTTCTAGCAGATGCAGGTGTTGAAGATCAATTAGATTCAGATTTATCACCTAAATTTGTAGTAGGTTATGTTAAAACAAAAGAAAAACATCCGAATGCGGATAAATTAAGCATCTTAAAAGTTGATGTCGGAGACGAAACACTGCAAATCGTTTGCGGTGCACCAAACGTTGAAGCTGACCAAAAAGTGGTTGTTGCTAAAGTAGGTGCTGTAATGCCGAGCGGTATGGTAATCAAAGATGCTGAACTTCGCGGTGTACCATCAAGCGGTATGGTGTGCTCAATGAAAGAATTGAATCTGCCGAATGCACCGCAAGAAAAAGGTATTATGGTTTTATCTGATGATTACCAAGTTGGGCAACCATTTTTCGAAGAATAA
- a CDS encoding DNA translocase FtsK, producing MNWFDKLFSDEDEEEVYQRKYSQRRQKLEEKERHRHALLPENNDIYERPKGNFRFPLHVNDDDNQSDESETASNHSEPGYEQAAHSEEAAYQKPDHRRHRRRRTFHDDTQEDSSFRTTRSSRKSSQATAQRTQPASELPKRENQSRRVQNYSTRYDTKDIYYKSGEFKAEEVPSAIFGTKKRHPLENGVIQRSNQPSEETPKQQGKIPTDPLNGMRKAQVDAQTEMHESKDEKHESAKTHTNNAKTNRTPNYSKADNTININNIYASQIVEEIRRERERKVLQRKKFKEALQQKREQEDTSSIQKAIDDMYAEQAKQYVQDPVFQENGFEKEKEMEAESAQQETPAETEETNQSETPSEADVSASHPSDENKTSEEPQDAFDYEEVDLNQVHSVQTLNEEDVKVVDDEPFKAQNVSDEVLTESDASSETQETESQVQPEVADAQYTELEASEEDSDAETQAAAEAEAETAELEDETEPATSSDEEDIDTTETSNTEHVSQEDNQETHEPVLAPDNKEDQSQFISNTDESEAVSEHKEEKPNYEPQLKPDTPVSNETEAQPKANDEDVSETHTADDVQDNAETSSENTASQVSEQASKAEEKPKVSKPIRKGAKPFNVMMTPSDKRRMMDARKRKAEPVLRPDDKDKSTQEQSAQETDKQTETPQAAQPSSETQTHQTEDKDQQGEQGHITTSVNTQRTTQNGERHVQNRAQEAQQEHTHVHGPKAVSVNASNEQHHEGIRRGPNLKLPSLNLLDEPEVHEVDQEWIDEKKQELNDAFFYFNVPAEVKNVTEGPSVTRFELSVEKGVKVSRITALHDDLKMALAAKDIRIEAPIPGTSLVGIEVPNVSPTKVNLKSIIESSKFKNAESKLTVAMGNRINNEPLLMDIAKTPHALIAGATGSGKSVCINSILLSLLYKNHPEELKLLLIDPKMVELAPYNGLPHLVSPVITDVKAATQSLKWAVDEMEKRYKLFAKYHVRNITAFNKKAPYEHRLPKIVIVIDELADLMMMAPQEVEQSIARIAQKARACGIHMLVATQRPSVNVITGLIKANIPTRIAFMVSSSVDSRTILDSGGAERLLGYGDMLYLGNGMNKPIRVQGSFVSDEEIDAVVDFIKEQREPEYLFEEKELLKQTKAQPKDDLFDDVCRFMVSEGNISTSSIQRHFQIGYNRAARIVDQLEELGYISGPNGSKPREVYLTAAEINEE from the coding sequence ATGAACTGGTTTGATAAATTATTCAGCGATGAAGACGAAGAAGAAGTCTATCAAAGAAAATACAGCCAACGCAGACAAAAGTTAGAAGAAAAGGAACGTCACCGTCATGCATTGCTGCCAGAAAATAATGATATTTACGAACGTCCAAAAGGTAATTTCAGATTTCCGCTGCATGTCAATGATGACGATAATCAAAGTGATGAATCAGAGACAGCATCCAATCATTCTGAACCAGGTTATGAACAAGCAGCACATTCTGAAGAAGCTGCTTACCAAAAGCCCGACCATCGCCGTCATAGAAGACGACGTACATTTCATGATGATACACAAGAAGATAGTTCATTTCGAACTACACGCAGTTCACGCAAGTCATCACAAGCGACTGCACAGCGCACACAACCTGCATCAGAACTGCCGAAAAGAGAAAACCAAAGCAGACGTGTGCAAAATTATTCTACACGCTATGATACAAAAGATATCTATTATAAAAGCGGAGAATTTAAAGCAGAAGAAGTACCTTCGGCAATTTTCGGCACGAAAAAGCGTCATCCATTAGAAAACGGTGTGATTCAACGTTCAAATCAACCATCTGAAGAAACACCAAAACAACAAGGCAAGATTCCGACAGATCCTTTAAATGGTATGAGAAAAGCTCAAGTTGATGCACAGACTGAAATGCATGAATCTAAAGATGAAAAGCATGAGTCAGCAAAAACACATACTAACAATGCGAAAACAAATCGTACACCTAATTATTCTAAGGCAGATAACACGATTAACATCAATAATATTTATGCTTCTCAAATCGTTGAAGAAATCCGCCGCGAACGTGAACGTAAAGTCTTGCAGCGTAAAAAGTTCAAAGAAGCACTGCAGCAAAAGCGTGAACAAGAAGATACAAGCTCGATTCAAAAAGCCATTGATGATATGTATGCTGAACAAGCTAAACAGTATGTCCAAGATCCTGTTTTCCAAGAAAACGGCTTTGAAAAAGAAAAAGAGATGGAAGCTGAATCAGCTCAACAAGAAACACCAGCTGAAACAGAAGAAACTAATCAGTCTGAAACACCATCTGAGGCTGATGTATCAGCTTCACATCCTTCAGATGAAAATAAAACTTCAGAAGAACCGCAAGATGCCTTTGATTATGAAGAGGTAGACTTGAACCAAGTTCATAGTGTGCAAACATTAAATGAAGAAGATGTTAAAGTGGTGGATGATGAACCATTTAAAGCACAAAACGTTTCAGACGAAGTGTTAACAGAATCTGATGCATCATCTGAAACTCAAGAAACAGAATCTCAAGTTCAACCAGAAGTAGCAGATGCGCAATATACTGAGTTAGAAGCATCAGAAGAGGATAGTGACGCAGAAACACAAGCAGCTGCAGAGGCAGAAGCTGAAACTGCGGAACTTGAAGATGAAACAGAACCAGCAACATCTTCTGACGAAGAAGATATTGATACAACTGAAACTTCAAATACAGAGCATGTATCACAAGAAGATAATCAAGAAACACATGAACCTGTGTTAGCACCTGACAATAAAGAAGATCAATCACAATTTATTTCAAACACAGATGAATCAGAAGCAGTGTCAGAACATAAAGAAGAAAAACCGAATTATGAACCGCAGCTTAAACCAGATACACCTGTATCAAATGAGACAGAAGCACAGCCGAAAGCAAATGATGAAGATGTATCAGAAACACACACTGCAGACGATGTACAAGATAATGCTGAAACATCATCTGAAAACACGGCTTCACAAGTATCTGAACAGGCTTCAAAAGCTGAAGAAAAGCCGAAGGTTTCAAAACCAATTCGTAAAGGTGCAAAACCATTCAATGTGATGATGACGCCATCAGACAAACGCAGAATGATGGATGCGCGTAAACGAAAAGCTGAACCTGTATTAAGACCTGATGACAAGGATAAGTCAACTCAAGAACAATCAGCACAAGAAACAGACAAACAAACAGAAACACCACAAGCTGCACAACCGTCTTCTGAAACACAAACGCATCAAACTGAAGACAAAGACCAGCAAGGTGAACAAGGTCATATCACGACAAGTGTGAATACACAAAGAACAACACAAAATGGCGAACGTCATGTTCAAAACAGAGCACAAGAAGCTCAACAGGAGCATACACATGTGCATGGCCCTAAAGCAGTTTCTGTAAATGCGTCAAATGAACAACATCATGAAGGTATTCGCAGAGGACCTAACCTGAAATTACCGAGTCTAAATCTTTTAGACGAACCGGAAGTGCATGAAGTCGACCAAGAGTGGATTGATGAGAAGAAACAAGAACTTAATGATGCGTTCTTCTATTTCAATGTACCGGCTGAAGTTAAAAATGTTACGGAAGGTCCAAGTGTGACACGCTTTGAATTATCAGTAGAAAAAGGTGTGAAAGTTTCAAGAATCACTGCTTTGCATGATGACTTGAAGATGGCGCTTGCGGCTAAAGATATCCGTATAGAAGCACCGATTCCTGGTACAAGCTTGGTAGGTATAGAAGTACCGAATGTATCTCCTACTAAGGTCAATTTAAAATCAATCATTGAAAGTTCTAAATTCAAGAATGCGGAATCTAAATTAACCGTAGCAATGGGTAATCGTATTAATAATGAGCCATTATTAATGGATATTGCGAAAACACCGCATGCCTTGATTGCAGGGGCAACAGGTTCAGGTAAATCAGTATGCATTAATAGTATTTTATTATCATTACTGTATAAAAATCACCCTGAAGAATTGAAGCTGCTGCTGATTGATCCGAAAATGGTTGAACTTGCACCATATAACGGATTACCGCATCTGGTTTCACCGGTTATTACTGATGTCAAAGCAGCTACACAAAGTTTAAAATGGGCTGTAGATGAAATGGAAAAACGCTATAAATTATTTGCGAAATATCATGTGCGCAATATTACAGCGTTTAATAAAAAAGCACCATATGAACACCGATTGCCGAAAATCGTCATTGTTATTGATGAGTTAGCAGATTTAATGATGATGGCACCGCAAGAAGTAGAACAATCTATAGCAAGAATTGCGCAAAAAGCACGTGCTTGCGGTATTCATATGCTTGTCGCAACACAACGACCATCTGTAAATGTAATTACAGGATTAATCAAAGCGAATATTCCAACTCGTATCGCATTTATGGTATCATCTAGTGTGGATTCTAGAACGATACTTGACAGCGGAGGCGCAGAACGTCTGCTTGGTTATGGCGATATGCTATATTTAGGTAATGGTATGAATAAACCAATCCGTGTACAAGGCAGCTTCGTTTCGGATGAAGAAATAGATGCAGTCGTTGATTTTATTAAAGAACAACGCGAACCTGAATATTTATTTGAAGAGAAAGAATTACTAAAACAAACAAAAGCGCAGCCGAAAGACGATTTGTTTGATGATGTGTGCAGATTTATGGTTTCAGAAGGCAATATCTCTACATCATCTATCCAACGCCACTTCCAAATCGGATACAATAGAGCGGCACGTATTGTTGACCAATTAGAAGAATTGGGATATATCTCAGGTCCAAACGGTTCTAAACCACGAGAAGTTTATTTAACTGCAGCTGAAATTAATGAGGAATAA
- the murC gene encoding UDP-N-acetylmuramate--L-alanine ligase — protein sequence MTHYHFVGIKGSGMSSLAQIMHDLGHEVQGSDIDQYVFTEEALRNKGVKILPFNPDNIQKGMVVIQGNAFSDKHEEIVRAKELGLEIIDYPTFLGHVIEQYTSVAVTGAHGKTSTTGLLSHVMNGDKRTSFLIGDGTGLGIPQSEYFAFEACEYRRHFLSYHPDYAIMTNIDFDHPDYFKDVDDVTSAFQEMAHNVKKAIIAWGKDEHLRKIKADVPIYYYGLEKDEDIYADNIQITEHGTQFDVYIDGKFYDQFLSPQYGDHNILNTLSVIMVCHLEGLDVHNIKEALETFGGVKRRFNETKVNNQVIVDDYAHHPREINATIETARKKYPHKEVVAVFQPHTYSRTQAFLNEFAESLNKADRVYLCDIFGSIREHEGSLTIQDLIDRIPGAQLIGEDNVNILKSLDGAVILFMGAGDIQKIERAYLDNHGVTSEF from the coding sequence ATGACACACTATCATTTTGTCGGAATTAAAGGTTCTGGTATGAGTTCGTTGGCTCAAATCATGCACGATTTAGGCCACGAAGTTCAGGGCTCCGACATCGACCAATATGTGTTCACTGAAGAAGCATTAAGAAATAAAGGGGTTAAAATCTTACCTTTTAATCCAGATAACATTCAAAAAGGCATGGTTGTTATTCAAGGCAATGCCTTTTCAGATAAACATGAAGAAATTGTACGTGCAAAAGAATTAGGACTAGAAATTATCGACTATCCAACATTCTTAGGACATGTGATTGAACAATATACATCTGTTGCTGTGACAGGGGCTCATGGTAAGACTTCTACAACAGGACTGCTTTCGCATGTGATGAATGGAGATAAAAGAACTTCTTTCTTAATCGGAGATGGCACAGGCTTAGGAATTCCTCAAAGTGAATATTTTGCATTTGAAGCATGCGAATACAGACGTCACTTCCTAAGTTATCACCCTGATTATGCGATTATGACGAATATCGACTTTGATCATCCTGATTACTTTAAAGATGTTGATGATGTTACAAGTGCTTTCCAAGAAATGGCGCATAACGTTAAAAAAGCTATCATTGCGTGGGGCAAAGATGAGCACTTGCGTAAAATCAAAGCAGATGTACCGATTTATTACTATGGATTAGAAAAAGATGAAGATATCTATGCAGATAATATCCAAATTACTGAACATGGTACACAATTCGACGTATATATCGATGGAAAATTTTATGATCAATTCTTATCACCGCAATATGGTGATCATAATATTTTAAACACACTTTCTGTAATCATGGTTTGCCACTTAGAAGGCTTAGATGTTCATAACATCAAAGAAGCATTAGAAACATTCGGCGGTGTAAAACGTAGATTTAATGAAACAAAAGTTAATAATCAAGTAATAGTAGACGATTATGCCCACCATCCTAGAGAAATTAATGCTACAATTGAAACAGCAAGAAAAAAATATCCGCATAAAGAAGTAGTTGCTGTTTTCCAACCGCACACTTATTCAAGAACGCAAGCATTCTTAAATGAATTTGCTGAAAGTCTGAATAAAGCGGACCGTGTTTACTTATGTGATATTTTCGGTTCAATTCGTGAACATGAAGGCAGCTTAACGATCCAAGATTTAATTGATCGCATTCCAGGTGCGCAATTAATCGGGGAAGATAATGTTAATATCTTAAAATCATTAGATGGCGCAGTTATTTTGTTTATGGGTGCAGGAGATATCCAAAAAATCGAACGTGCATATTTAGACAATCACGGCGTTACTAGTGAATTTTAA
- a CDS encoding DUF948 domain-containing protein, with amino-acid sequence MDWILPVAGLVAAIAFLVLVIGIVAVLFSVKKNLDYVAKTLDGIEGQVQGITRESTDLLHKANRLTEDIQDKVDRLNSVVDGVKGIGDSIQDLDGSVDRVTNSIAHNISQNEDKISQVIQWSNVAMEIADKWQYRKQRRESANYRG; translated from the coding sequence ATGGATTGGATTTTACCTGTAGCTGGTTTAGTTGCAGCTATAGCATTTTTAGTATTAGTAATCGGTATTGTAGCTGTCCTATTCTCAGTTAAGAAAAACTTAGACTATGTGGCTAAGACTCTTGACGGAATTGAAGGACAAGTACAAGGTATTACAAGAGAATCAACTGATTTACTTCATAAAGCTAACCGCTTAACTGAAGATATTCAAGATAAAGTGGACCGCTTAAACTCTGTAGTTGACGGAGTGAAAGGCATCGGTGACTCTATCCAAGACTTAGATGGATCAGTGGACCGAGTAACTAACTCAATTGCACATAACATTTCTCAAAACGAAGACAAGATTTCACAAGTCATCCAATGGTCAAATGTTGCAATGGAAATTGCTGATAAATGGCAATACAGAAAGCAACGCAGAGAAAGTGCAAACTACAGAGGCTAA